The following are from one region of the Capsicum annuum cultivar UCD-10X-F1 chromosome 1, UCD10Xv1.1, whole genome shotgun sequence genome:
- the LOC107843525 gene encoding UTP--glucose-1-phosphate uridylyltransferase: MTIHSVVIQKLLSTNAHLGRRVAAHHFKIYSHGSRNAMTIIDSDKTLICLRNACSFIGELVRHKARFIFVNTNTLFDDIIDQMTKTIGCRNDTSWRLGGFLTNSSSPRKFRGRNKKLNLTAIQPPDCVVIFDTARKSSVIQEAAKLQIPIVGLVDSSMPWDIYKKITYPIPANDSVQFVYLFCNLIAKTFLYEQRRLNAASGASAVAKPEIREEVEQLDKIKTAGKDEIYVLPYERLEPASEDLAETKQLLDKLVVLKFNGNLGSDMGFSGPKSALEVCHGFTCLDLVINHIDSINAKYGCNIPLLMMNTPSTHDGILKVLQKHPNKNLHTCIQSQPQQENIEDIPTSRTFDKSIAQDKLYPSNLLEVFLSLNASGKLEPLISQGKEYFLILQSENLAEVVDPKILSHLTKSNIEHCIEVMPTTSGTEERGLPPQEGRIQSKEDVKSINTMWMSMNCVERLLQRSGLGFTSSKFFDRAFAIDIPWSRYLPVERTSDLLILQSDLYTSTEGTLVRNAARANPKDPSIELGPEFGNVDDFHRRFKSIPSIIELDSLKVTGDVWFGTGITLKGKVSIAARPGMKIVIPDGMELKNRLITSQSDIGPSSL, encoded by the exons ATGACAATCCATTCAGTAGTAATCCAAAAACTCCTCAGCACAAATGCCCATTTAGGCCGTCGTGTAGCAGCACACCATTTCAAAATCTACTCACATGGCTCTCGTAATGCAATGACAATAATCGACTCCGACAAAACCCTAATATGCCTCCGTAACGCTTGTTCCTTCATTGGTGAACTCGTTCGACACAAGGCTCGCTTCATTTTCGTTAATACTAACACCCTTTTTGATGACATTATTGATCAGATGACGAAAACAATTGGGTGTAGGAACGATACTTCGTGGCGTCTAGGAGGATTTTTAACGAACAGTTCGAGTCCGAGGAAGTTTAGAGGGAGGAATAAGAAGTTGAATCTTACGGCGATTCAACCGCCGGATTGTGTGGTGATATTTGATACGGCGAGGAAGAGTTCGGTGATTCAGGAGGCTGCGAAGTTGCAGATACCGATTGTTGGTCTTGTTGATTCGAGTATGCCGTGGGATATTTATAAGAAGATTACTTATCCTATACCTGCTAATGACTCCGTGCAGTTTGTGTATTTGTTTTGTAATTTGATTGCGAAGACTTTCCTTTACGAGCAGAGAAGGTTGAATGCTGCCTCGGGTGCTTCTGCGGTTGCAAAGCCTGAAATTAG AGAGGAAGTTGAACAACTTGACAAGATCAAGACAGCTGGCAAGGATGAAATTTACGTTCTGCCTTATGAAAGACTAGAACCTGCTTCTGAGG ATCTTGCTGAGACTAAACAGCTACTGGACAAACTTGTCGTGTTAAAGTTTAATGGTAATTTGGGATCAGATATGGGTTTCAGTGGACCAAA ATCTGCACTTGAAGTATGCCATGGATTTACTTGTCTAGATTTGGTCATCAATCATATTGAC TCCATCAACGCAAAATATGGCTGCAATATTCCATTGCTTATGATGAATACTCCTAGTACACACGATGGCATCCTGAAG GTTTTGCAGAAGCACCCGAATAAAAATCTCCACACTTGCATTCAG AGCCAACCTCAACAAGAAAATATTGAAGATATACCAACGTCACGGACCTTTGATAAATCAATTGCACAGGACAAACT ATATCCGTCCAACCTACTGGAGGTTTTCCTTTCTTTAAACGCCAGTGGAAAGCTTGAACCACTAATTTCTCAG GGCAAGGAGTATTTCCTAATACTGCAGTCAGAAAACCTTGCTGAAGTTGTTGATCCAA AAATCCTGAGTCATTTGACAAAGAGCAACATAGAACATTGCATCGAG gTTATGCCTACCACCTCAGGAACGGAGGAGAGGGGTCTTCCGCCTCAGGAAGGAAGGATTCAG TCAAAGGAGGAtgtcaaatcaatcaacacaat GTGGATGAGTATGAACTGCGTTGAGAGGCTACTACAAAGAAGTGGCCTAGGTTTTACCAGTTCAAAG TTTTTTGATCGAGCATTTGCTATTGATATTCCATGGTCAAGATACCTTCCAGTTGAAAGAACATCAGATTTGCTCATTTTGCAG TCAGATCTTTACACCTCAACTGAAGGCACTCTTGTGAGAAATGCAGCAAGAGCAAATCCCAAGGATCCTTCTATTGAATTGGGACCTGAGTTTGGAAAT GTTGATGATTTCCATAGACGTTTCAAGTCAATTCCAAGCATTATAGAACTTGATAGCTTGAAGGTGACGGGGGATGTTTGGTTCGGAACTGGCATAACTCTAAAG ggGAAAGTCAGTATTGCTGCAAGACCAGGCATGAAAATAGTTATTCCTGACGGAATGGAGCTTAAAAATAGG CTTATTACCAGCCAGTCAGACATCGGACCGAGTTCCTTGTAG
- the LOC107843533 gene encoding probable 3-hydroxyisobutyrate dehydrogenase-like 2, mitochondrial: MMTSYPAPINPTRTRIGWIGTGVMGGAMASRLLSAGYSVTIYARNPSKVVHLQSQGALLADSPVDICKNDVIFTMLGHPSDVRQIVLENLIPFLNQNTVIIDHTSSHPVLAKQIFDAARERDCWAVDAPVSGGDIGAKEGKLAILAGGNEDVVKWLNPLFDVLGKGTFMGGPGKGQSCKIANQIVVGANMLGLSEGLVFAERAGLDKKKFVEAVKGGAAGSMVMELFGERMIERDFRPGGFTEYMVKDLGMGLDVGAEEGDDVVVLPGAALNKQMFSAMVGNGDGKLGTQGLITVIERINGK, from the coding sequence ATGATGACTTCCTACCCGGCTCCGATTAACCCGACCCGAACCCGAATAGGATGGATAGGTACCGGCGTAATGGGTGGCGCAATGGCTTCTAGGCTTCTCTCCGCTGGCTATTCCGTCACAATCTACGCCCGCAATCCTTCTAAAGTTGTTCACCTTCAATCTCAAGGTGCTCTTCTTGCTGATTCCCCAGTTGATATTTGTAAGAATGATGTTATTTTCACTATGTTGGGACACCCATCAGATGTTCGACAAATTGTCTTAGAGAATTTGATTCCGTTTCTCAATCAAAACACTGTTATTATCGATCATACGAGTAGTCACCCGGTTCTTGCTAAGCAGATTTTCGATGCTGCCCGAGAGAGGGATTGCTGGGCTGTTGATGCTCCTGTTTCGGGTGGCGATATTGGGGCGAAAGAAGGGAAATTGGCGATTCTTGCTGGTGGAAATGAGGATGTAGTGAAGTGGTTAAACCCTTTGTTTGATGTGTTGGGTAAGGGGACTTTCATGGGTGGTCCGGGGAAGGGGCAAAGCTGTAAAATTGCGAATCAGATTGTCGTGGGAGCGAATATGCTTGGGTTGAGTGAAGGATTGGTGTTTGCAGAGAGAGCAGGGTTGGACAAGAAGAAGTTTGTGGAGGCAGTGAAAGGAGGAGCAGCGGGTTCAATGGTAATGGAGTTGTTTGGAGAGAGGATGATTGAGAGAGACTTTAGGCCGGGCGGTTTTACGGAGTATATGGTAAAAGATTTGGGAATGGGATTAGATGTTGGTGCGGAGGAGGGGGATGATGTTGTAGTATTGCCTGGTGCAGCATTGAATAAGCAGATGTTTTCAGCTATGGTTGGTAATGGAGATGGGAAGCTTGGAACTCAAGGGCTTATTACTGTTATAGAGAGGATCAATGGCAAGTGA
- the LOC107843547 gene encoding probable 3-hydroxyisobutyrate dehydrogenase-like 2, mitochondrial produces MHMSTQILVCSILHTSIVLLFQLFLSTVSQTPTMTSYQAPINPTRTRIGWIGTGVMGDAMASRLLSVGYSVTIYARNPSKVAHLQSQGALLADFPANLSSNDVIFTMLGHPSDVRQIILDNLVPFLNQNTVIIDHTSSHLVLAKQIFYAARERDCWAVDAPVSGGAIGAKEGKLAILAGGNEDVVKCLMLKVQNLNF; encoded by the coding sequence ATGCATATGTCAACACAAATACTCGTGTGCTCAATTTTACACACTTCAATTGTTCTTCTTTTTCAGCTTTTTCTTTCTACAGTATCACAAACTCCAACGATGACTTCCTACCAGGCTCCGATTAACCCGACCCGAACCCGAATAGGATGGATAGGTACCGGAGTAATGGGTGACGCCATGGCTTCTCGCCTTCTCTCTGTTGGCTATTCCGTCACAATCTACGCCCGCAATCCTTCTAAAGTTGCTCATCTTCAATCTCAAGGTGCTCTTCTTGCTGATTTTCCAGCCAATCTTTCGAGTAATGATGTAATTTTCACTATGTTGGGACACCCATCAGATGTTCGACAAATTATCTTAGATAATTTGGTTCCGTTTCTAAATCAAAATACCGTCATTATTGATCATACGAGTAGTCACCTGGTTCTTGCTAAGCAAATTTTCTATGCTGCCCGAGAGAGGGATTGTTGGGCTGTTGATGCCCCAGTTTCGGGTGGCGCTATTGGAGCGAAGGAAGGGAAATTGGCGATTCTTGCTGGTGGAAATGAGGATGTAGTGAAGTGCTTAATGTTGAAAGttcaaaatttgaacttttgA